The following proteins are encoded in a genomic region of Pungitius pungitius chromosome 19, fPunPun2.1, whole genome shotgun sequence:
- the ncf2 gene encoding neutrophil cytosol factor 2, producing the protein MSFVDTLRQWDNAVTCVDRQDLTEALRIFLTIPEPNSKIYFDIGCLHLLNQDLDAAEKAFDCSISKDEHLSVAFFQRGITFYKKQRYEESLADFQQAFKALRGNQLIDYKALGLRYKLFACEVLLNVALCEAQLGNWEKAHQNLVKALDYKTDTKLNIIDRALDSALKQKLFKPVEFPSKVLFKPNRHYVAELEKKDYLGKAKVVASVVPQDAFSGFAPLQPQVEESPTHPKEREVLRALEGEPHTVLYEFVPETSDELAVAPGNIVFVLQKGVDNWASVVFNERRGLVPYNYLERLEISLASKPNEKQRRSQPPSKEPPTRPERKQGLTPSGKTSKDTRQKDEQPTNNLCIVKVCFTFNFAVSVPPGCTYAILIEKISKKLKLPSTSITLSLTSEATEQSIITPSTEMESVWRRATDLRITLWCNAKEQTDGNPKSEIHFVALHSYESSNPEDLNFQQGDTVTFLSRVNKDWLEGECSGKTGIFPASFVEELSVNGRSMK; encoded by the exons ATGTCTTTTGTGGACACTTTGCGCCAGTGGGACAATGCTGTCACTTGCGTTGACAGGCAGGATTTGACAGAGGCTCTCAGGATTTTTCTCACCATCCCAGAGCCAAACTCCAAAATCTATTTTGACATTGGCTGTCTCCATCTTCTTAACCAAGACCTGGATGCTGCTGAAAAG GCGTTTGATTGCAGCATAAGCAAGGATGAACATTTGTCTGTTGCCTTCTTTCAAAGAGGAATCACTTTTTACAAAAAGCAGAG gtaTGAGGAGAGTTTAGCTGATTTTCAGCAAGCTTTCAAAGCTCTAAGAGGCAACCAACTGATTGATTACAAAGCACTGGGTCTTAGATACAAACTATTTGCATGTGAG GTTCTCCTCAATGTGGCTCTGTGTGAGGCTCAGCTGGGTAACTGGGAAAAAGCCCACCAAAACCTTGTGAAGGCTCTTGACTACAAGACCGATACGAAACTCAATATTATCGACAGAGCTCTGGATTCTGCACTG aaacagaaacttTTCAAACCAGTCGAGTTCCCATCAAAAGTGCTATTCAAACCGAATAGGCACTATGTTgctgagctggagaagaaggaTTACCTTGGCAAAGCAAAG GTTGTTGCCTCGGTGGTTCCTCAGGATGCCTTCTCTGGATTTGCTCCCTTACAACCACag GTTGAAGAAAGTCCAACTCATCCGAAAGAACGCGAGGTTCTGAG GGCTTTGGAAGGAGAACCCCATACTGTCCTGTACGAGTTTGTTCCTGAGACCAGCGACGAGCTGGCTGTAGCGCCGGGCAACATTGTGTTTGTACTGCAGAAGGGTGTCGACAACTGGGCGTCCGTGGTGTTCAACGAAAGA AGGGGACTTGTTCCTTACAATTACCTTGAACGTTTGGAGATCTCCTTGGCTTCCAAACCGAATGAG AAGCAGCGACGATCTCAGCCTCCAAGTAAAGAACCACCCACCAGACCTGAGAGGAAACAAG GTCTCACTCCTAGTGGTAAAACCAGTAAAGACACCCGACAAAAG GATGAACAGCCTACCAACAACTTGTGTATCGTCAAAGTCTGCTTCACATTCAACTTTGCTGTATCAGTACCACCTGGATGCACCTATGCAATACTGATAGAAAAGATCAGTAAAAAACTCAAACTGCCATCTACTTCTATCACTTTGAG TTTAACCTCTGAGGCAACAGAACAGAGTATCATCACCCCCAGCACCGAAATGGAAAGTGTGTGGCGTCGTGCCACTGACCTGCGCATCACCTTGTGGTGCAACGCCAAAGAG CAAACTGATGGAAATCCAAAAAGCGAGATTCACTTTGTGGCACTTCATTCCTACGAGTCGTCAAACCCAGAGGATCTCAACTTTCAGCAAGGCGATACAGTCACATTCCTCTCTAGAG TTAACAAGGATTGGCTGGAAGGGGAATGTAGTGGTAAAACTGGTATATTTCCTGCATCCTTTGTGGAAGAACTTTCTGTCAATGGCAGgtcaatgaaataa
- the garem gene encoding GRB2-associated and regulator of MAPK protein 1 isoform X2, translating to MRASKMDLGTMLYNNLKELTWSTTSLPLDQLVSSYRLPQIAKLDNGQLVEGLRDNDYLLIHSCRQWTTITAHSLEEGHYVIGPKIEIPVHYEGQFKLLEQDRDVKEPVQYFNSVEEVAKAFPERVYVMEEIIFNVKMASGECNEDTEVYNITLSTGDELTLMGQAEILYAKTSKEKSRFNTIFKKFGKLNSISKIGRGKMPCLICMNHRTNESISLPFQCKGRFSTCSPLELQMQDGEHIIRNIVEKTRLPVNVTVPSSPPRNQHDLHLIREGHRYKLVNIQTKTVAVCCVLRSNKIIPVHFPFHLAMPRVIIPEELLQGELWLDTMVHRWFSFCHEQFDIDDYSRAVRDVRTDWNDDGKSPKKGNGNGSCSGGSGSPSGCLNHMQVPSSLTYARDELTQSFHRLSVCVYGSNLHGNSEVNLQGCMTLCGDWALLPSDSIPADSAENEHFFPELMDSPSQQPSQNRSDLPYEELWLDHLRGQIPKPSAAEGTRGTNNGCGTTAALSYQVTCPMGATPSLDVSLTPPPVPPKSEAVKEECRLLNAPPIPPRSLKQMPSVPILSKPRQQETRPPTPTLSYYSSGLHSIGASEQEKADPQVCYPCNWVRSDSTEPYAPLPSGSLPSEGMSSRLSWPNHFSGGQSHSMEEEFLPASCRSYYSYPRKRSPKTCTTSLVDFDGREDFRSQKATLNQFCAQSSSYNSEMYRNKPIEESNTKQSLSCPSLPPRTPKSNATQKSADLLCDAIGDSEQEPSDRSLTPHEQGTKDSSTPGCPPLHPPTAQWQPPCSLAGLSIEEVSKSLRFIGLPEDIVSLFVSEKIDGNLLLQLTEEILSEDFKLSKLQVKKLMQFINGWRPKI from the exons ATGCGAGCTAGCAAAATGGACCTTGGAACAATGTTGTACAACAATTTAAAAGAACTTACATGGAGCACCACGTCTTTACCCTTAGATCAACTTGTCAGTAGTTATAGGTTGCCTCAAATTGCCAAGTTGGATAACG GCCAGTTGGTTGAAGGACTCAGAGACAACGACTACCTCTTAATTCATTCCTGTCGTCAGTGGACGACTATTACTGCTCACAGTCTGGAAGAGGGTCACTATGTCATCGGGCCCAAAATAGAGATACCAGTACACTATGAAG GTCAGTTTAAGCTACTGGAGCAGGACAGAGATGTCAAGGAGCCTGTGCAGTACTTCAACAGCGTGGAGGAGGTGGCCAAAGCATTCCCTGAAAGGGTGTACGTCATGGAAGAAATCATTTTCAATGTTAAG aTGGCTTCAGGGGAATGCAATGAAGATACTGAAGTTTACAACATAACACTAAGCACAGGTGATGAACTGACATTAATGGGCCAGGCTGAGATCCTATACGCCAAGACTTCCAAAGAAAAGTCTAGGTTCAACACAATTTTTAAGAAGTTCGGGAAGCTAAACTCCATCAGCAAGATTGGTCGAGGCAAGATGCCCTGCTTGATCTGCATGAACCATCGCACCAACGAGAGCATCAGCCTGCCTTTCCAGTGCAAAGGCCGGTTCAGCACCTGCAGTCCACTGGAGCTCCAGATGCAGGACGGCGAGCACATCATCCGAAACATCGTGGAGAAAACCCGCCTCCCTGTCAATGTCACAGTACCCAGCAGTCCACCCCGCAACCAGCATGACCTCCACCTCATCCGGGAGGGTCATCGCTACAAATTGGTCAACATTCAGACAAAGACTGTGGCTGTGTGCTGCGTCCTGCGAAGCAACAAAATTATCCCTGTCCATTTCCCCTTTCACCTGGCAATGCCGAGAGTTATTATTCCAGAAGAACTGCTACAAGGAGAGTTGTGGCTCGACACCATGGTGCATCGCTGGTTCTCCTTCTGCCACGAGCAGTTCGACATAGACGACTATTCCCGCGCCGTCCGGGACGTGCGGACCGACTGGAACGACGACGGGAAGAGCCCCAAGAAAGGCAACGGCAACGGCAGTTGCAGTGGAGGCAGCGGCAGCCCGAGCGGTTGTCTCAACCACATGCAGGTTCCCAGCTCTTTGACCTACGCCCGGGATGAGCTCACCCAGTCCTTCCACCgactgtccgtgtgtgtgtacggcaGCAACCTGCACGGTAACAGTGAGGTCAATTTGCAGGGCTGCATGACCCTGTGCGGGGATTGGGCTCTTCTTCCCTCTGACAGCATCCCTGCAGACTCGGCAGAAAATGAACACTTTTTCCCTGAACTGATGGACAGCCCAAGTCAACAGCCCTCCCAAAACAGGTCAGACCTTCCCTACGAGGAGCTGTGGTTGGATCATCTGAGGGGTCAGATCCCGAAACCCTCCGCAGCCGAGGGAACTCGAGGGACCAACAATGGTTGTGGTACAACAGCAGCGCTGTCTTACCAGGTGACTTGTCCTATGGGTGCAACTCCCAGTTTAGATGTGTCTCTTACGCCACCACCGGTTCCACCCAAGTCTGAAGCT GTGAAGGAAGAATGCCGTCTTTTGAATGCCCCACCGATTCCTCCAAGAAGTTTGAAGCAGATGCCCTCTGTGCCCATCCTGTCCAAACCACGGCAGCAAGAGACTCGGCCTCCAACTCCGACCCTCTCCTACTACTCCTCGGGTCTCCACAGCAT TGGAGCATCTGAGCAGGAGAAGGCGGACCCACAAGTGTGCTACCCCTGTAACTGGGTGAGATCCGACAGCACTGAGCCGTACGCTCCGTTGCCCAGTGGTAGTCTGCCTTCGGAGGGGATGTCCTCCAGGTTGTCTTGGCCAAATCATTTCAGTGGAGGACAGTCGCACAGCATGGAGGAAGAATTTCTACCAGCCAGCTGCCGTAGTTACTACAGTTACCCCAGGAAAAGATCCCCAAAAACCTGTACGACCAGCCTTGTTGACTTTGATGGCCGAGAGGACTTCAGGTCGCAGAAAGCGACCCTGAATCAGTTCTGCGCCCAATCTTCAAGTTACAACTCTGAAATGTATCGGAACAAGCCAATAGAAGAATCGAACACCAAGCAGAGCCTCTCTTGCCCCAGCTTACCCCCGAGAACACCGAAGTCCAACGCCACGCAGAAGAGCGCAGATTTACTGTGCGACGCCATCGGTGACAGCGAGCAGGAACCCTCGGATCGCTCACTCACTCCACACGAGCAGGGCACCAAGGACTCATCAACTCCCGGctgcccccccctgcacccccccaccGCACAGTGGCAGCCCCCGTGCAGTCTGGCCGGCCTTTCGATTGAGGAGGTGTCCAAATCTCTAAGATTCATTGGCCTGCCGGAAgacattgtttctctttttgtgtctGAGAAGATCGATGGGAATTTACTCCTGCAGCTCACCGAGGAGATTCTGTCAGAGGACTTCAAGCTAAGTAAACTGCAGGTAAAGAAGCTCATGCAGTTCATAAATGGATGGAGGCCCAAGATATAA
- the garem gene encoding GRB2-associated and regulator of MAPK protein 1 isoform X1 yields the protein MRASKMDLGTMLYNNLKELTWSTTSLPLDQLVSSYRLPQIAKLDNGQLVEGLRDNDYLLIHSCRQWTTITAHSLEEGHYVIGPKIEIPVHYEGQFKLLEQDRDVKEPVQYFNSVEEVAKAFPERVYVMEEIIFNVKMASGECNEDTEVYNITLSTGDELTLMGQAEILYAKTSKEKSRFNTIFKKFGKLNSISKIGRGKMPCLICMNHRTNESISLPFQCKGRFSTCSPLELQMQDGEHIIRNIVEKTRLPVNVTVPSSPPRNQHDLHLIREGHRYKLVNIQTKTVAVCCVLRSNKIIPVHFPFHLAMPRVIIPEELLQGELWLDTMVHRWFSFCHEQFDIDDYSRAVRDVRTDWNDDGKSPKKGNGNGSCSGGSGSPSGCLNHMQVPSSLTYARDELTQSFHRLSVCVYGSNLHGNSEVNLQGCMTLCGDWALLPSDSIPADSAENEHFFPELMDSPSQQPSQNRSDLPYEELWLDHLRGQIPKPSAAEGTRGTNNGCGTTAALSYQVTCPMGATPSLDVSLTPPPVPPKSEAVKEECRLLNAPPIPPRSLKQMPSVPILSKPRQQETRPPTPTLSYYSSGLHSISGASEQEKADPQVCYPCNWVRSDSTEPYAPLPSGSLPSEGMSSRLSWPNHFSGGQSHSMEEEFLPASCRSYYSYPRKRSPKTCTTSLVDFDGREDFRSQKATLNQFCAQSSSYNSEMYRNKPIEESNTKQSLSCPSLPPRTPKSNATQKSADLLCDAIGDSEQEPSDRSLTPHEQGTKDSSTPGCPPLHPPTAQWQPPCSLAGLSIEEVSKSLRFIGLPEDIVSLFVSEKIDGNLLLQLTEEILSEDFKLSKLQVKKLMQFINGWRPKI from the exons ATGCGAGCTAGCAAAATGGACCTTGGAACAATGTTGTACAACAATTTAAAAGAACTTACATGGAGCACCACGTCTTTACCCTTAGATCAACTTGTCAGTAGTTATAGGTTGCCTCAAATTGCCAAGTTGGATAACG GCCAGTTGGTTGAAGGACTCAGAGACAACGACTACCTCTTAATTCATTCCTGTCGTCAGTGGACGACTATTACTGCTCACAGTCTGGAAGAGGGTCACTATGTCATCGGGCCCAAAATAGAGATACCAGTACACTATGAAG GTCAGTTTAAGCTACTGGAGCAGGACAGAGATGTCAAGGAGCCTGTGCAGTACTTCAACAGCGTGGAGGAGGTGGCCAAAGCATTCCCTGAAAGGGTGTACGTCATGGAAGAAATCATTTTCAATGTTAAG aTGGCTTCAGGGGAATGCAATGAAGATACTGAAGTTTACAACATAACACTAAGCACAGGTGATGAACTGACATTAATGGGCCAGGCTGAGATCCTATACGCCAAGACTTCCAAAGAAAAGTCTAGGTTCAACACAATTTTTAAGAAGTTCGGGAAGCTAAACTCCATCAGCAAGATTGGTCGAGGCAAGATGCCCTGCTTGATCTGCATGAACCATCGCACCAACGAGAGCATCAGCCTGCCTTTCCAGTGCAAAGGCCGGTTCAGCACCTGCAGTCCACTGGAGCTCCAGATGCAGGACGGCGAGCACATCATCCGAAACATCGTGGAGAAAACCCGCCTCCCTGTCAATGTCACAGTACCCAGCAGTCCACCCCGCAACCAGCATGACCTCCACCTCATCCGGGAGGGTCATCGCTACAAATTGGTCAACATTCAGACAAAGACTGTGGCTGTGTGCTGCGTCCTGCGAAGCAACAAAATTATCCCTGTCCATTTCCCCTTTCACCTGGCAATGCCGAGAGTTATTATTCCAGAAGAACTGCTACAAGGAGAGTTGTGGCTCGACACCATGGTGCATCGCTGGTTCTCCTTCTGCCACGAGCAGTTCGACATAGACGACTATTCCCGCGCCGTCCGGGACGTGCGGACCGACTGGAACGACGACGGGAAGAGCCCCAAGAAAGGCAACGGCAACGGCAGTTGCAGTGGAGGCAGCGGCAGCCCGAGCGGTTGTCTCAACCACATGCAGGTTCCCAGCTCTTTGACCTACGCCCGGGATGAGCTCACCCAGTCCTTCCACCgactgtccgtgtgtgtgtacggcaGCAACCTGCACGGTAACAGTGAGGTCAATTTGCAGGGCTGCATGACCCTGTGCGGGGATTGGGCTCTTCTTCCCTCTGACAGCATCCCTGCAGACTCGGCAGAAAATGAACACTTTTTCCCTGAACTGATGGACAGCCCAAGTCAACAGCCCTCCCAAAACAGGTCAGACCTTCCCTACGAGGAGCTGTGGTTGGATCATCTGAGGGGTCAGATCCCGAAACCCTCCGCAGCCGAGGGAACTCGAGGGACCAACAATGGTTGTGGTACAACAGCAGCGCTGTCTTACCAGGTGACTTGTCCTATGGGTGCAACTCCCAGTTTAGATGTGTCTCTTACGCCACCACCGGTTCCACCCAAGTCTGAAGCT GTGAAGGAAGAATGCCGTCTTTTGAATGCCCCACCGATTCCTCCAAGAAGTTTGAAGCAGATGCCCTCTGTGCCCATCCTGTCCAAACCACGGCAGCAAGAGACTCGGCCTCCAACTCCGACCCTCTCCTACTACTCCTCGGGTCTCCACAGCAT TAGTGGAGCATCTGAGCAGGAGAAGGCGGACCCACAAGTGTGCTACCCCTGTAACTGGGTGAGATCCGACAGCACTGAGCCGTACGCTCCGTTGCCCAGTGGTAGTCTGCCTTCGGAGGGGATGTCCTCCAGGTTGTCTTGGCCAAATCATTTCAGTGGAGGACAGTCGCACAGCATGGAGGAAGAATTTCTACCAGCCAGCTGCCGTAGTTACTACAGTTACCCCAGGAAAAGATCCCCAAAAACCTGTACGACCAGCCTTGTTGACTTTGATGGCCGAGAGGACTTCAGGTCGCAGAAAGCGACCCTGAATCAGTTCTGCGCCCAATCTTCAAGTTACAACTCTGAAATGTATCGGAACAAGCCAATAGAAGAATCGAACACCAAGCAGAGCCTCTCTTGCCCCAGCTTACCCCCGAGAACACCGAAGTCCAACGCCACGCAGAAGAGCGCAGATTTACTGTGCGACGCCATCGGTGACAGCGAGCAGGAACCCTCGGATCGCTCACTCACTCCACACGAGCAGGGCACCAAGGACTCATCAACTCCCGGctgcccccccctgcacccccccaccGCACAGTGGCAGCCCCCGTGCAGTCTGGCCGGCCTTTCGATTGAGGAGGTGTCCAAATCTCTAAGATTCATTGGCCTGCCGGAAgacattgtttctctttttgtgtctGAGAAGATCGATGGGAATTTACTCCTGCAGCTCACCGAGGAGATTCTGTCAGAGGACTTCAAGCTAAGTAAACTGCAGGTAAAGAAGCTCATGCAGTTCATAAATGGATGGAGGCCCAAGATATAA